In Chryseobacterium wanjuense, the genomic stretch TCCAATTGTAGGCGATCATTTCAATAATTTCTATGAAAATCATCTTCCGTTTGATTTAACAGAAGCTCAGAAAAGAGTTTTAAAAGAAATCCGTTTGGATATGAAAAAGCCCATCCAGATGAACAGGCTTCTGCAGGGAGATGTGGGATCGGGAAAAACGATGGTGGCTTTGTTGACCATGCTTATTGCTTTAGACAACGGATTCCAGAGCTGTATGATGGCTCCCACAGAAATTCTTGCCCAGCAACATTACAACGGAATTAAAGATCTCTTAAAAGAAACCAAAGTGAATGTGAGACTTCTCACCGGTTCGACCAAAGCTGCCGAACGGAAAATTATTCATAAAGAACTGGAAAATGGTGAACTTTCTATTTTGGTGGGAACACACGCTGTCTTGGAAGATAAAGTGAAATTTAAAAATCTTGGATTAGCAATTATTGACGAACAGCACAGATTTGGTGTCGCGCAAAGAGCCAAACTTTGGGCAAAAAATAAAATTCCGCCGCATATTCTGGTAATGACTGCCACTCCGATTCCGAGAACACTGGCGATGAGCTTCTACTCTGATCTCGATGTATCGGTGATCGACGAAATGCCGGTTGGCAGAAAACCGATTATTACTGCTCACAGGCGGGAAAAAGATCGTGCTTATGTGTATAATTTCTGTCGTGAAGAGATTCAAAAAGGCAGGCAGGTTTATTTTGTATATCCGCTTATTGAGGAGTCTGAGACTTTGGATTATAAAAATTTAATGGAAGGCCTTGAGAACGTAATGGATAATTTTTCAAAATATAACGTCACCATGCTGCACGGAAAAATGAAGCCCGATGAAAAGGATGCTGCCATGAATTATTTTGCTTCGGGAAAATCTGAAATTATGGTCGCCACAACGGTAATCGAGGTAGGTGTCAACGTTCCGAACGCTTCTGTGATGGTGATTGAAAGTGCCGAAAGATTTGGGTTGTCTCAGCTTCATCAGCTTCGTGGGCGTGTTGGCCGAGGCGCGGAACAGAGCTATTGTATTCTGATGACTTCCGACAAGTTATCCAGCGACAGCAGAACCCGCATCAAAACGATGGTTGAGACCAATGACGGATTTAAAATTTCTGAAGTAGATATGCAGCTTCGTGGTCCCGGAGATATTCTGGGAACCCAGCAAAGCGGTGTTGTAGATTTTAAAAGACTGGATTTGGTGAATGATTCAGCGATTATTAAAACAACGAAAAATACGGTGGAAAAAATCCTGGAAGCCGATCCTTTATTAACCAGACCAGACAATCAGATTATTAAAAATTACTATTTGAGGAATTATAAAGGAAAAAATAAATGGGGCAAAATCTCATAAAAAAACCGCAAAAAGAAAATCTTTCCGCGGTCCCCCTTATAAAACTGTTATTTTGAAGAAATTACTTTGCTTCTTAATAATTACTTTAATTTTTTTCAGTTTAATATTTTGTGATGTGGTGTGAAAATATTTATATTATTCTGATTATTAAAGCTTTATTCTAATAAAAAAACAAAATGAATTATGTTTCCAACTTGTTTATTATAAAAACTAACTGTTTTTTTTCGTTAAAGGATTTTTTATGAAACGAATAGATATCCTCTAACTACTTTTTAAGTTTTCATGATTGTACCGTTTTGTTTAAAGATCTTCTACGCTTTCTAATTGGAAATTGATATAATTCATTTTGTTTAACTAACATTGTGATTTATATAATTTAGTTTCTAGATGAAACAATTATTTTTCCATTCATTCATTGTTTTTTATATAGCAAATTTGTGTTACAATTCTACAATACAAAAGTGTTAATTATGCAGGATTATTTTTTATATTATTTACTAATTATAAAATTATCACCCTGTTGTGAATATTAACGTAGCAAATATAAAGATTAAATTTCAAACCTGAAAGAAGAAAAGTATTTTTTTCACACCTTCATGATAAAATTATTTTTGTTTAAGCCCGATGTGTGATATTGCCAATTGATTGTAATGATTTCTGAAAGAACTTTTTTCATATCCGCATAATTATCAGGCTTTTTCATAAAAACATTGGCTCCTTTTACAAAAACATCTTCCTCCTCTCCTACTGATAGCTCGTCAGAATAAATGACATTAACCATCTGATCAAATCTGAAATCAATTTTAATCTCTTCCAGACATTCTAGGCTATTTTTCTTCGGAATATCATATTTCATGAATAAAATTTCCGGAATCAATGCATCTTCGCTGTTTAAAAAATTCATCAAATCCCTACCATTGTTGAATATCTGAACC encodes the following:
- a CDS encoding response regulator; its protein translation is MNKEYLNVILVDDDEGNQIFFKNIFKDLKVGVKVQIFNNGRDLMNFLNSEDALIPEILFMKYDIPKKNSLECLEEIKIDFRFDQMVNVIYSDELSVGEEEDVFVKGANVFMKKPDNYADMKKVLSEIITINWQYHTSGLNKNNFIMKV
- the recG gene encoding ATP-dependent DNA helicase RecG → MWISKPESQIKLNLETSIEYVKGIGPEKAKLIKNVLGISTVEDFLNFFPIRYLDKSKVHKIAQLKDVSTDVQLKGKITSVQEIQTGKTKRLSAKFNDDTGTMDLVWFQYSKWMKEQLPINREIYIFGKINVFNNQFSMPHPEIEIEEKKDTDNRLKPIYPSSEKLTKRGLNQKFFQTILRNICKEIPNLIHENFPDYLMKAFKFLSRQHTYLNVHFPKDMEHFEKANYRLKFEESFFFQLGYGLKKLHHKSHTAGNPFPIVGDHFNNFYENHLPFDLTEAQKRVLKEIRLDMKKPIQMNRLLQGDVGSGKTMVALLTMLIALDNGFQSCMMAPTEILAQQHYNGIKDLLKETKVNVRLLTGSTKAAERKIIHKELENGELSILVGTHAVLEDKVKFKNLGLAIIDEQHRFGVAQRAKLWAKNKIPPHILVMTATPIPRTLAMSFYSDLDVSVIDEMPVGRKPIITAHRREKDRAYVYNFCREEIQKGRQVYFVYPLIEESETLDYKNLMEGLENVMDNFSKYNVTMLHGKMKPDEKDAAMNYFASGKSEIMVATTVIEVGVNVPNASVMVIESAERFGLSQLHQLRGRVGRGAEQSYCILMTSDKLSSDSRTRIKTMVETNDGFKISEVDMQLRGPGDILGTQQSGVVDFKRLDLVNDSAIIKTTKNTVEKILEADPLLTRPDNQIIKNYYLRNYKGKNKWGKIS